The genomic segment CACGACGGCCGGCCGCGCGGCGTCGAAAGGCTTGCCGCCGGTGTAGGCGTAAGCGTCGCGGCCCTGGAGATCGAAGATCATGCGCGGCTCCCGAGCGGCACGGCCGCGCCGGCGTCCGGTGCGCTTTCGCCGGCTTTCTGCGCGGCTTTCAGGCCGCGCTTCAGATCGTCGATGAGATCGTCCGGATCTTCCAGACCGATCGAAAGACGGATGCGTCCCGGCCCGATACCGGCAGCAGCGAGCGCGGCGGCATCCATGCGGAAATGCGTCGTCGATGCGGGATGGATCACGAGCGAGCGCGCATCGCCGACGTTCGCGAGATGCGAGAACAGCGTGAGCGTTTCGATGAATTTGCGCGCCGCCGGCACGCCGCCTTTCAGATCGAAGCTGAACACCGCGCCCGCGCCGCGCGGCAGCAGACGTTCGGCGAGCGCGCGATCGCGGTGCGTCGGCAGTTCGGGATAGGCCACCCCCTCGACCGCGGGCGAGCTCAGCAGGAATTCGATCACCTTGCGCGTATTCGCGACATGGCGATCCATGCGCAACGGCAAGGTTTCGATGCCTTGTAGCAACTGCCACGCGGCTTGCGGATGCAGACACGCGCCGAAATCGCGCAAGCCTTCGCGCCGGGCGCGCAACAGGAACGGCGCGACGGTGCTTTCCTCGGCGAAGACCATGCCGTGAAAACCGTCGTAAGGCTCGGTGAATTCGGGGAAGCGCCCGCTCGCGGTGAAATCGAACGTGCCGCCGTCGACGAGCACGCCGCCGATCGTCGTCCCATGTCCGCCGAGAAACTTCGTCGCGGAGTGATAGACGAGATCGGCGCCATGCTCGAACGGGCGCAGCAGATAGGGCGTCGTGAAGGTGGAATCGACGAGCAGCGGCGCGCCGTGCTCGTGCGCGATCTCCGCGACGCCGGCGATATCGAGCACGTCGAGCCCGGGATTGCCGAGCGTTTCGCCGAAGAACAGCCGCGTGTCCGGCCGCGCGGCCGCGCGCCACGCGTCGAGATCGTGAGGCGGCACGAAGGTCGTCTCGATGCCGAAGCGCCGCAGCGTGTAGTGCAGCAGATTATGCGAGCCGCCGTAGAGCGCGCTCGATGCGACGATATGCGAGCCCGCGCCCATCAGCGTGGCGATCGCGAGATGCAGCGCGGCCTGGCCGCTTGCCGTGCCGATCGCGCCGACGCCGCCTTCGAGCGCCGCGACGCGTTCCTCGAACACCGCGACGGTCGGGTTCGAGATGCGCGAATACACGTGCCCCGAGCGTTCCATGTTGAAGAGCGCGGCGGCGTGATCGCTGTCGCGGAACGTGAACGAGGTGGTCTGATAAATCGGCGTCGCGCGGGCGCCGGTGGCGGGGTCGGGCGCGGCGCCCGCGTGCAGTGCGAGCGTGTCGAAACGGTTGGCTGGCATCATGGGCGGCCGGCGCGCGGGCGGCGCGGCGTGCGGCGAAAATGAGGGTCAATCATCCTAACATCGGATTCGGGCGGCCAGACCTAGGGCGAACGCGCGGCCGGCAATCGCGCAAAGCCTTGTCCATTCGGCTGATGCGGGCTGCGTTCGCTTTCCTTTTGCGGGCCTTTCCGATAGCATCGATCCATCGTTTCATTCATTTTTGAGCATCAGAACCAGGCATTTCGCGAGGAGACAGCCATGCGAGTCAGCGACATTCTTAAGGTGAAGGGCAACACGCTGTTCACCGTGACCCCCGATACGCCGCTCTCCGACGCAATCGACACGATGGCGGCGCACGACATCGGCTCGCTCGTCATCATGGAATACGGCGATCTGGTCGGCATGCTGACCTTCCGCGAGATCATCCTGACCTTGCACAACAACAGCGGCTCGGTCGGCGCGACCACCATCCGCAAGGTCATGGACGACCATCCTCTCACCTGCACGCCGGAAACGGACGTCAACGAAGTGCGCCGCATGATGCTGGAGCATCACGTGCGCTATCTGCCGGTCATGGACAAGCGCCAGTTGATGGGCGTGATCTCGTTCTACGACGTGGCCAAGGCCGTCGTGGAAGAGCAGGGCTTCGAGAATCGCATGCTGAAGGCGTATATCCGCGACTGGCCCGAGCAGCAGGAAGAAGCACGCTGAGCCCTCGTGTCGTGCCGCAAGGCGTCGCCCTTCGCGGCGACCGGCGAGCCGAACTTGCGCCAGATTCATCATCCGCAGCGCGCCACGATGGCGCGCTTTTTTTCATCCGGCCTAAGGGCGACAGCAACCCGCGGCCCGGTTTCCGTTCCATTCGGATTCGATCGCGGTCCACGCGCGATCAACGCCGGACTTCAATACTCCGCAAGTCATGAGTGACAAACCGCTGCGCGCCTCGTCGCGCACTTCCGCACGTTCGCACGCCGAAGGCGAAAGCCAGTTCAGCCTGTTGCGCGAGCGCCGCTTCGCGCCGTTTTTCTGGACCCAGTTCCTCGGCGCGATGAACGACAACGTCTTCAAGGTCGGCTTCACGTCGCTCGTGACGTTTCAGGCCGCGCGCTTTTCCGGCGTCGATCCGAAGACCGCCGCGTTTCTCATTTCCGCGATTTTCATCGTGCCGTTCGTGCTGTTCTCGGCGACTTCCGGCCAGATCGCCGACAAGTACGACAAGGCGGTGCTCGCGCGTCTCGTGAAGAGCTTCGAGATCGTCGTGATGCTGATCGGCGGCGCGGGTTTCCTGCTGCATAGCGCGCCGCTGCTGTACGCGTGCACGTTCCTGATGGGCGTGCATTCCACCGTCTTCGGGCCGGTGAAATACGCGTATCTGCCGCAGCATCTCGATTCGCATGAGCTCGTCGGCGGCAACGGGCTCGTCGAGATGGGCACGTTCGTCGCGATCCTGATCGGCACCATCATCGGCGGGGCGGCGGCGGGGGCGACCGAGCATGGCGCGATGATGCTCGCTGTCGCGTGCATCGCGTTCGCGATCATCGGGCGCGTGGCGTCGACGTTCGTGCCGAAGTCGGACGCGTCGCAGCCGGATCTGCGCATCAACTGGAATCCGTTTTCGGAGACGTGGCGCAATCTCCGGCTCGCGAAGTCCGACCGTACCGTGTTTCTGAGCCTGCTCGGAATTTCGTGGCTGTGGTTCGTCGGCGCGACCTTTCTCACGTCGTTCTTCAATTTCGCGAAGGACGTGCTGTCCGCCGATCCCGATGTCGTGACGATTCTGCTCGCGACGTTTTCCATCGGCATCGGCACCGGCTCGCTGTTGTGCGAGCGGCTCTCGAAGCGCCGCGTCGAAATCGGGCTCGTGCCGTTGGGCTCAATCGGCATCAGCGTGTTCGCGATCGATCTGTTCTTCGCGAGTCATCGCATCGCGCCCGCCGGGCATCTGCTCAACGTCGGCGAATTCCTGCTCGCGCTGCCGCACTGGCGCATTCTCGCGGACCTGTTCCTGCTCGCGATGTTCGGCGGTTTCTACAGCGTACCGCTCTACGCGCTGATTCAGGCGCGCAGCCAGCCGACGCACCGCGCGCGCATCATCGCGGCGAACAACATTCTCAACTCGTTCTTCATGATCGTCTCGGCGCTGATGGCGCTTGCGCTCACGTCGTTCGGCGTCGGCATTCCTGGACTCTTTCTGACGACGGCGCTGCTCAATGTCGTGGTCGCCGTGTATATCTATTCGCTCGTGCCGGAGTTTCTGCTGCGTTTCATCGCGTGGATTCTGGTGCACACGTTCTATCGCATTCGTCTCGTCGACGCGCAGCGTATTCCGTCGCATGGCGCGGCGGTGCTCGTGTGCAATCACGTGAGTTTCGTCGATGCGGTCGTCATCATGGCGGAAAGCCCGCGGCCGATTCGTTTCGTGATGGATCATCGCATCTTCCGCACGCGCTTCGTCGGCTGGATGTTCAGGCATGTGAAGGCGATTCCGATCGCGCCCGCGCACGAGGACCCCGGCATGCTCGAACGTGCCTACGCGGCGTGCGCGACGGCGCTGGACGAGGGCGATCTCGTCTGTATCTTTCCCGAGGGCAAGCTCACGCGGACCGGCGAACTCAACCCGTTTCGCGGCGGCATCTCCGAGATTCTGCGACGTCATCCGGCGCCCGTCGTGCCGATGGCGCTGCGCGGTCTCTGGGGCAGCGTGTTTTCGCGCCACGAGGACGCGCAGTGGCCGCGCCCGATCCATCGCGGCGCGATGACGCGCCTCACGCTCGCGGTCGGCGAGCCGATCGCGCCCGCCGATGCGACGCCCCAGCATCTGCAGGAAGTCGTGTCGGCGCTGCGGGGCGCAAGGCGCTGAAAGCGATGGCGCTGGCATAATAGCGGTTTCCCCGACACTTTTTTTCAGGTCGACGCTCATGTCCGGCAATACCCTTGGCACGCTCTTCACCGTCACGAATTTCGGCGAGTCGCATGGTCCGGCGATCGGCTGCGTGATCGACGGTTGCCCGCCGGGCATGGCGCTCACGGAAGCCGATATCCAGATCGAACTCGATCGGCGCCGCCCGGGCACGTCGCGTCACGTCACGCAGCGTCAGGAAGCGGATCAGGTCGAGATCCTTTCCGGCGTGTTCGAAGGCGTGACGACGGGTACGCCCATCGCGCTCCTGATCCGCAACACCGATCAGCGCAGCAAGGACTACGGCAACATCGCGCAGACCTTCCGGCCCGGTCATGCCGACTACACGTACTGGCAAAAGTACGGTGTGCGCGACTATCGCGGCGGTGGGCGTTCGTCTGCGCGGCTGACCGCGCCGACCGTCGCGGCGGGCGCGGTCGCGAAGAAGTGGCTGCGAGAGAAGTTCGGTCTCGAAACGCGCGGCTGCATGAGCGCGCTGGGCGAGATCGATATCCCGTTCGTCGACTGGCAGCACGTGCGCGAGAACCCGTTCTTCTCGCCGAATGCGCAGATCGTGCCGCAGCTCGAGGAATACATGGACAACCTGCGCCGTGACGGCGATTCGGTTGGCGCGCGTATCGAAATCGTTGCGAGCGGCGTGCCGGTCGGGTTGGGCGAGCCGCTGTACGACCGGCTCGACGCCGACATCGCCCACGCGATGATGGGCCTCAACGCAGTGAAGGCCGTGGAGATCGGCGCGGGGTTTGCGAGCGTCGCGCAACGCGGCTCGCAACACGGCGACGAGATGACGCCCCAAGGCTTTCTGAACAACAACGCGGGCGGCATTCTCGGCGGCATTTCGAGCGGCCAGGACATCACGGTGTCGATCGCGATCAAACCGACCTCGAGCATCCGCACGCCGCGCCAGTCGATCGACAAGGAAGGCGTGAGCGCGACCGTCGAGACGTTCGGGCGTCATGATCCGTGTGTCGGCATTCGCGCCACGCCGATCGCCGAAGCGCTGCTCGCGCTCGTGCTGATGGATCACGCGCTGCGGCATCGCGCGCAATGTGGCGACGTGGTCGTCGACACGCCGCGGATCGCGGCTCAGGCGCCCACGAAGTAAGTCGCGCAGCATTGAAAAACGGGCGCCGGTCTTAACGACCGGCGCCCGTTTTCATTTGGCGAGGCAGCAATCACATGTTTGGATAGTTCGGCCCGCCGCCGCCCTCCGGCGTGACCCACACGATGTTCTGCGTCGGGTCCTTGATGTCGCAGGTCTTGCAGTGCACGCAGTTCTGCGCGTTGATCTGCAGGCGTTCGTTGCCGTCGTCGGACTTCACGAACTCGTACACCGCAGCCGGGCAGTAGCGGCTTTCCGGACCGGCATAGGTGCGCAGATTCACGTTGACCGGCACGCTCGGGTCTTTCAGCGTCAGATGCGCCGGCTGATTCTCTTCGTGGTTCGTGTTCGAGATGAACACCGACGAGAGACGATCGAACGTGAGCTTGCCATCGGGCTTCGGATAGACGATCGGCTTGCACTGCGACGCCGGCCTCAGCATCTCGTGATCCCAATGCTGATGATGCAGCGTCCACGGCACGTTGCCGCCCATCACCTTCTGCTCCAGACCGACCATGAAGGTGCCGAGGTACAGGCCCTTGCTCATCCACTGCTTGAAGTTGCGCGCGCGATGCAGTTCGGTCTTGAGCCACGACGTGTCGAACGCTTCGGGGTATGCCGTGAGTTCGTCGTTCTGACGGCCCGCCTGCACGGCTTCGAACGCGGCTTCGGCGGCCATCTTGCCGGACTTGATCGCCGCGTGGCTGCCCTTGATGCGCGATGCGTTGAGGAAACCCGCGTCGTCGCCGGCTAGCGCGCCGCCCGGGAATGCGAGCTTCGGCAGCGACATCAGCCCGCCCGCGGTGATCGCGCGCGCGCCGTAGGAAATGCGCTTGCCGCCTTCGAGGAATGGCCGGATCGACGGATGCGTCTTGTAACGCTGGAATTCCTCGAACGGCGACAGATACGGATTCGAATACCCCAGCCCGACGACGAAGCCCACCACCACCTGATTGTTGTCCATGTGGTAGAGGAACGAGCCGCCGTAGGTATCGGGTTCGAGCGGCCAGCCGGCGGTGTGGATCACGAGGCCGGGCTTGTGCTTGACCGGATCGATTTCCCACAGCTCCTTGATGCCGATGCCGTACACCTGAGGGTCGGAATTCTGGTTGAGCTTGAATTTATCGATGAGCTGACGGCCCAGATGCCCGCGCGCGCCTTCGCAGAAAAGCGTGTACTTCGCGTGCAGTTCCATGCCGAGCTGGAAATTCTCGGTCGGCTCGCCGTCCTTGCCGACGCCCATATTGCCTGTGACGACGCCGCGCACGGAACCGTCCTCGGCGTAGAGCACTTCGGCGGCCGGAAAGCCCGGGAAGATTTCGACGCCCGCCGCCTCCGCCTGCTGGCCGAGCCAGCGCGTGACATTCGCCAGCGAAATGACGTAATTGCCGTGATTCTTGAAATTGTCGGGAAGCAGCCAGTTCGGCACTTGCTTCGCGTCGTTCTGCGACAGGAACAGGAACCGGTCCTCGGTCACTTCGACGTCGAGCGGCGCACCTTTTTCCTTCCAGTCGGGGATGAGCTCGGACAGCCCGCGCGGGTCCATCACCGCGCCGGAGAGGATATGCGCGCCGATCTCGGAGCCTTTCTCCAGCACGCACACGCCGATCTCGACGCCTTTTTCCTCCGCCAGTTGCTTCAACCGGATGGCCGCCGACAAACCGGCTGGTCCGCCGCCGACGATGACGACGTCGTATTCCATCGATTCGCGGGGACCGTATTGCTCGATGAGGCTCGCCGGGGTCATCAATGCTCCTATGTACCGTTAGAATGCCCTTTCGGGATCGCGTATTTTCAGCGAAGGTTAAGCGGGCTGCAACCGAGGCTCGCCAATTTAGCACGATCGTACTAATATTCACGGCACCCGCGCCATCGGTGTCGACGCTGACAGCCCCGCATCGCGCCCCGCGCCAGCCAGGGCTGAGTTAACCACAGAACAAGGAAGCACAATGGGCCGTTCGATCAACCTGGAAGGCAAGGTCGCGCTGATCACCGGCGCGTCCAGCGGTTTGGGCAAGCGTTTCGCGCAGGTGCTGTCGCAGGCGGGCGCCAAGGTAGTGCTCGCGAGCCGCCGCACGGAGCGGCTCAAGGAGTTGCGCGCCGAAATCGAGTCGTCGGGCGGCGCCGCGCACGTCGTGTCGCTCGACGTGACCGACTACCAGAGCATCAAGGCGGCGGTCGCGCACGCGGAAACGGAAGCGGGTACCATCGACATCCTCGTCAATAACTCGGGCGTGTCGACCACACAGAAGCTGACGGACGTCACCCCCGCGGACTTCGAGTTCGTGTTCGGCACGAACGTGCGCGGCGCGTTTTTCGTCGCGCAGGAGGTCGCCAAGCGCATGATCATGCGCGGCAACGGCGCGCCCAAGCCCGCTTACCGCATCATCAACGTGGCGTCCGTGGCCGGCTTGCGCGTGTTTCCGCAGATCGGCCTCTATGCGATGAGCAAGGCCGCCGTTGTGCAGATGACCAAGGCGATGGCGCTGGAGTGGGGCCGCCACGGCATCAACGTCAACGCGATCTGCCCGGGTTACATCGATACCGAAATCAATCACCATCACTGGAAAACCGAGCAGGGGCAAAAGCTCGTTTCGATGCTGCCGCGCCGCCGGGTGGGCTCGCCGAACGATCTCGACGGCCTGCTTCTGCTGCTCGCCGCCGACGAATCGCAGTTCATGAACGGCTCGGTGATCTCGGCGGACGATGGTTTTTCGCTTTGAACATCGCCTTTCTTCCGATAGCAAATGACCACGCATAACGACTTTCACACCGTCTTCAACCTGTCCATGCCGATCCGCTGGGGCGACATGGACGCGTTCGGCCACGTCAACAACACCGTGTATTTCCGCTACATGGAGCAGGCGCGCATCTCGTGGTTCGAGGAGATCGGCATTGCGGGCGGCAATGGCGAGGGGCAGGGGCCGGTGATCGTGAACGCGTCGATGGAGTTCCTGAAGCAGCTTCATTATCCCGGCGACGTGATCGGGCGGATGTCGGTGGGCAAGCCGGGACGCAGCAGCTTCGATACGCGCTTCGAGCTGTATCGCGCCGATGCGCCCGGCGTGCTGTACGCGCGCGGCGCGGCGAAAGTCGTGTGGATCGACTACGCCGCCGGCAAGTCCGTGCCGCTTCCGGATTATCTGCGGCAGGTCATCGAGACGCGATCGCCGGTCGCGCTCTGAGCGCGCATGTCAGGTGCCGAGCAGCCGCTGCAGCAGTTCGGTGGCGTTGCCGGTGTCGTACTTCCTCATGAGCCGCGCGCGGTAGATATCCACCGTGCGCGGGCTGATTTCGAGCACGCGGCCGATCTGCTTGCTCGTCTTGCCCATCACGAGTTGCGCGGCGATTTCCCGCTCGCGTGGAGTCAGTTCGATCGCGACCCGCCGCGTCGCGCTCAGGTCCTCGAACGTCCACACGCCCGCCGCATGCGGCGCGCCCTGATCGAGCGCGCGCCCGGTCACGTGACACCAGAACAGTTCACCGTTGCGGCGCTTCATGATGCGGTCGTCGCTGTACGTGCCTTCCTTGCTGATGTGCGCGGCGATGCGCTCGCCGATGCGCGCGAACTCGTCCGGAGACGGATACAGCACCTCGAACGACTTGCCGATGAGCGCCTCGCGCACATACCCGAAGATCGCGCAAAGCTGCTCGTTGCAGTCCTCGATGGTGCGCTCGCGCGAGAGCACGAGCCCGACGGGCGCGAGATGGAACGCGGTTTGATAATCCAGTGCTTGCATGAGAGATCGGGCGCGCGCTCGCCTGGCGTTTCGCGGCCAAAAGACGCCGGGAACCAAACATGCGCGGGCAATGACTTATGTATTTTTGCGTATTGTGCCGGATCGAGTGGGCAAAGTACTCTCTTGTCACGCCAAAAGGCCGCGTGAAGCGCGTATAACAGCGCATCGGCGGCATCAAAAAGCCGATTTTCAGTTGGTTTCAACATGGAAGGGACACTCAGATGAACAAGGTCTATCCCAGCGCGAAAGCCGCGCTCGAGGACATCGTCAAGGACGGGCAGACGTTCGCCGTCGGCGGTTTCGGACTGTGCGGCATTCCCGAAGCGCTCATCGCCGCGCTGCGCGACACCGGCGTGAAGGACATCACCTGCATCAGCAATAACGCGGGCGTCGATGGCTTCGGCCTCGGTCTGCTGCTCGAGACGCGCCAGATCAAGAAGATGATTTCGTCGTACGTCGGCGAAAACAAGGAGTTCGAGCGGCAATATCTCGCCGGCGAACTCGAACTCGAATTCACGCCGCAAGGCACGCTCGCCGAAAAACTGCGCGCGGGCGGCTCGGGCATTCCGGCGTTCTTCACGAACACCGGCTTCGGCACCGTGATTGCCGAAGGCAAGGAAACGCGCCAGTTCGGCGAGAACCACTACGTGCTCGAACATTCGCTGACGGCGGACGTGGGTATCGTGAAGGCATGGAAAGCCGATAAATCCGGCAATCTGATCTACCGCCGCACGGCGCGCAACTTCAACCCGATGTGCGCGATGGCCGGCAAGATCACCGTCGCCGAAGTGGAAGAGATCGTCGAGACGGGCGAACTCGATCCGGACATGATCCATACGCCCGGCATCTTCGTGCAGCGCCTCGTCCTGAATGCGCATCCGGAAAAGCGCATCGAACAACGTATCGTCCGCGCGAAAGGAGCGTAATCATGGCTTGGACTCGTGACCAGATGGCCGCGCGCGCGGCGAAGGAACTGCAGGACGGCTTCTACGTGAACCTCGGCATCGGCTTGCCGACGCTCGTCGCCAATCACGTGCCGGACGGCATGGAAGTGTGGCTGCAATCGGAAAACGGCCTGCTCGGCATCGGCCCGTCGCCGTATGAAGATGAAGTCGACGCCGACCTCATCAACGCCGGCAAGCAGACCGTGACCACGTTGCCGGGCTCGTCGATCTTTTCGTCGGCGGATTCGTTCGCGATGATCCGCGGCGGCCACATCAACCTGGCGATCCTCGGCGCGATGCAGATCAGCAAGAAAGGCGATCTCGCGAACTGGATGATTCCCGGCAAGATGATCAAGGGCATGGGCGGCGCGATGGACCTCGTCGCGGGCGTCAAGAAGGTCGTCGTGCTGATGGAACACGTCGCGAAGGGCGACCAGCACAAGATTCTCGACGAATGCACGCTGCCGCTGACGGGCGTGGGCGTCGTGGATCGCATCATCACGGATCTCGGCGTGATCGACGTCACCGACAACGGCCTGAAGCTGGTCGAGCTGGCCGACGGCGTGAGCGTCGAGGAAATTCAGAAGAAGACGGGCGCGCCGCTCGATGTTACGAGCGTGAAGTAAGCGCGATGTGACATGAACGCCGCGCGTGCGGCGTGAGCGCGAACCGGGGCGGGCGAAGCTGTTGAAGCTTCGCCCGCTTTGTTTTTGCGCGCGTGGCCGCATCTGCGTTGCGCGCGAGTGGGGTCGTCCATTCGGCCAGGCTCCGCTCGATCAGGGCTGATGGGCTTTACAATCGTTTGGACACTTCCCATGAGGATCTCTCCATGACCGCATCCATCGTCGTCGAAGCAGTGCATTCCGATCTGAGCGAGCCGCGCCAGCGCTTCGTGCAATGTGCGAGCCCGGCGGGTCTGCATCGCATGGCCTATACGGAATGGGGCGATCCGGCGAATCCGCGCGTGCTGCTCTGCGTGCATGGTCTGACGCGCTCGGGCCGCGACTTCGACAAGCTCGCGCAGGCCTTCGCCCACGACTATCGCGTGGTGTGTCCGGATGTGGTCGGACGCGGCCTGTCCGACTGGCTGGCCGATCCGCGCTACTACGGCGTGGCGCAGTATGTCGCCGACATGGTCACGCTGGTCGCGCGCCTGAACGTGGAGACGGTGGACTGGTTCGGCACGTCGATGGGCGGGCTCATCGGCATGGCCCTCGGCGGGCTGCCGAACACGCCGATCAGGAAGATGCTGCTCAATGACGTCGGGCCGCATATCGAGCCCATCGCGCTACAGCGCATCGGCGATTATCTCGGCAAGCCGGCGCGCTTCGCTTCGCTCGATGAAGGCGTGCGCCACGCGGCGGCGCTCGCGTCGTCGTTCGGGCCACTGACCGACGAGGAGTGGGCCAGCATCAACACGCCGCTTTTGCACGAGCGCGATGGCGCGTGGGGCTTTCGCTACGACCCGGGCATCGCGACGCCTTTCACGGCGGCGACCGACGAGCAGAATGCCGCCGGCGAAGCGTTCCTGTGGCACTCGCTCGCGTCGATCAGGACGCCGGTGCTCGTCGTGCGCGGCGAGACGTCGGATTTGCTGTCGCGCGAGACGGTCGCGCAGATGGTCGAAAAAGGCCAGGCCGTGACGAGCGCGGAGATTCCCGGCGCGGGGCATGCGCCGGCCTTTCTTGTCGAAGATCAAATCGCCGTCGCCAGGGGGTTCTTTCTCGAACATGGCGGCAGCGGGGCATAATATCGGGCTGGGCCTGCGTCGCTAGTGCCCGTTTTTCCATCATTCATCGATCAGGAACACACAATGGCAGTCATTCGTCATCACGTCGGCCCGCGCCTTTCCGAGATCGCGATCCACAACGGCACGGTGTATCTCGCTGGCCAGATCGCGGAAGACACGGAGCAGGACATCACCGGTCAGACGCGTGAAGTGCTCGGCCACATCGATCGTTTGCTCGAAGAGGCGAACAGCGACAAGTCGCATTTGCTGTCGGTGCAGATCTACATCTCGGACATGATTCATTTCCCCGGCATGAACGCGGTGTGGGATTCGTGGGTCGCGGAAGGCAACACGCCGCCGCGCGCCACGGTCGAATCGAAACTGGCCAATCCCGCGTGCCTCGTCGAAATCGTCGTGATCGCGGCTCAACGCAGCTGATCGACCGCCTCGCCTGAAGTAGTCGCATTGCCCGCATGACCGAGACCGCCGTCCGCGCCGAAATGCTGCCCGAGCCGTCCATCGACGACGCGCTCGCGTTCGTGCGCGAGCGCGCCGGAGACGCGCGCGTCTCGACGGGCGAGTCGCTCGCCGATCACGCGGTCGGCACCGCGCGCATCATGCAGACGCTCAACGTCGATTCGCATGCCGTCGCCGCTGCGGCGCTGTTCGTGCTCGCGCCGCATCTCGACGATCCGGAAAAAGTCATCGCCGAGCGTTTCGGTCCGGAAGTTCAGCGGCTCGTCGGCGATGTGCGCAAGCTCTTGCGGCTGGGCTCCGTGAGTTCGCGCGCGACGCTCGCCGAACTGCCCGAGAACACGCGCGATGCGCAGGCCGCGCGCCGCGCGCAAGTCGAGGCGCTGCGCAAGATGTTGCTGGCGTTCGCGCAGGACATCCGCGTCGTGCTCATCAGGCTTGCATCGCGCGTGCAGACGCTGCGTTATCACGCCGCGCACAAGACCGAACCGTCGCCGGACGTGCCGCGCGAGACGCTCGAAATCTACGCGCCGCTCGCCAACCGGCTCGGCATCTGGCAACTGAAGTGGGAACTCGAGGATCTCTCGTTCCGCTTCCAGGACCCGGTCACCTACAAGCGTATCGCCAAGCTGCTCGATGAAAAGCGCGTCGAGCGCGAGACCTATGTCACCGAGGCGATCGCGCGTCTGCAGAAGGAACTCGACACAGCGCACATCAAGGCCGACGTGAGCGGGCGGCCGAAGCACATCTACAGCATCTGGAAGAAGATGCGCGGCAAGCATCTCG from the Caballeronia sp. NK8 genome contains:
- a CDS encoding thioesterase family protein, with protein sequence MTTHNDFHTVFNLSMPIRWGDMDAFGHVNNTVYFRYMEQARISWFEEIGIAGGNGEGQGPVIVNASMEFLKQLHYPGDVIGRMSVGKPGRSSFDTRFELYRADAPGVLYARGAAKVVWIDYAAGKSVPLPDYLRQVIETRSPVAL
- the aroC gene encoding chorismate synthase is translated as MSGNTLGTLFTVTNFGESHGPAIGCVIDGCPPGMALTEADIQIELDRRRPGTSRHVTQRQEADQVEILSGVFEGVTTGTPIALLIRNTDQRSKDYGNIAQTFRPGHADYTYWQKYGVRDYRGGGRSSARLTAPTVAAGAVAKKWLREKFGLETRGCMSALGEIDIPFVDWQHVRENPFFSPNAQIVPQLEEYMDNLRRDGDSVGARIEIVASGVPVGLGEPLYDRLDADIAHAMMGLNAVKAVEIGAGFASVAQRGSQHGDEMTPQGFLNNNAGGILGGISSGQDITVSIAIKPTSSIRTPRQSIDKEGVSATVETFGRHDPCVGIRATPIAEALLALVLMDHALRHRAQCGDVVVDTPRIAAQAPTK
- a CDS encoding O-acetylhomoserine aminocarboxypropyltransferase, which translates into the protein MPANRFDTLALHAGAAPDPATGARATPIYQTTSFTFRDSDHAAALFNMERSGHVYSRISNPTVAVFEERVAALEGGVGAIGTASGQAALHLAIATLMGAGSHIVASSALYGGSHNLLHYTLRRFGIETTFVPPHDLDAWRAAARPDTRLFFGETLGNPGLDVLDIAGVAEIAHEHGAPLLVDSTFTTPYLLRPFEHGADLVYHSATKFLGGHGTTIGGVLVDGGTFDFTASGRFPEFTEPYDGFHGMVFAEESTVAPFLLRARREGLRDFGACLHPQAAWQLLQGIETLPLRMDRHVANTRKVIEFLLSSPAVEGVAYPELPTHRDRALAERLLPRGAGAVFSFDLKGGVPAARKFIETLTLFSHLANVGDARSLVIHPASTTHFRMDAAALAAAGIGPGRIRLSIGLEDPDDLIDDLKRGLKAAQKAGESAPDAGAAVPLGSRA
- a CDS encoding CBS domain-containing protein, whose amino-acid sequence is MRVSDILKVKGNTLFTVTPDTPLSDAIDTMAAHDIGSLVIMEYGDLVGMLTFREIILTLHNNSGSVGATTIRKVMDDHPLTCTPETDVNEVRRMMLEHHVRYLPVMDKRQLMGVISFYDVAKAVVEEQGFENRMLKAYIRDWPEQQEEAR
- a CDS encoding electron transfer flavoprotein-ubiquinone oxidoreductase, with product MTPASLIEQYGPRESMEYDVVIVGGGPAGLSAAIRLKQLAEEKGVEIGVCVLEKGSEIGAHILSGAVMDPRGLSELIPDWKEKGAPLDVEVTEDRFLFLSQNDAKQVPNWLLPDNFKNHGNYVISLANVTRWLGQQAEAAGVEIFPGFPAAEVLYAEDGSVRGVVTGNMGVGKDGEPTENFQLGMELHAKYTLFCEGARGHLGRQLIDKFKLNQNSDPQVYGIGIKELWEIDPVKHKPGLVIHTAGWPLEPDTYGGSFLYHMDNNQVVVGFVVGLGYSNPYLSPFEEFQRYKTHPSIRPFLEGGKRISYGARAITAGGLMSLPKLAFPGGALAGDDAGFLNASRIKGSHAAIKSGKMAAEAAFEAVQAGRQNDELTAYPEAFDTSWLKTELHRARNFKQWMSKGLYLGTFMVGLEQKVMGGNVPWTLHHQHWDHEMLRPASQCKPIVYPKPDGKLTFDRLSSVFISNTNHEENQPAHLTLKDPSVPVNVNLRTYAGPESRYCPAAVYEFVKSDDGNERLQINAQNCVHCKTCDIKDPTQNIVWVTPEGGGGPNYPNM
- a CDS encoding MFS transporter, which produces MSDKPLRASSRTSARSHAEGESQFSLLRERRFAPFFWTQFLGAMNDNVFKVGFTSLVTFQAARFSGVDPKTAAFLISAIFIVPFVLFSATSGQIADKYDKAVLARLVKSFEIVVMLIGGAGFLLHSAPLLYACTFLMGVHSTVFGPVKYAYLPQHLDSHELVGGNGLVEMGTFVAILIGTIIGGAAAGATEHGAMMLAVACIAFAIIGRVASTFVPKSDASQPDLRINWNPFSETWRNLRLAKSDRTVFLSLLGISWLWFVGATFLTSFFNFAKDVLSADPDVVTILLATFSIGIGTGSLLCERLSKRRVEIGLVPLGSIGISVFAIDLFFASHRIAPAGHLLNVGEFLLALPHWRILADLFLLAMFGGFYSVPLYALIQARSQPTHRARIIAANNILNSFFMIVSALMALALTSFGVGIPGLFLTTALLNVVVAVYIYSLVPEFLLRFIAWILVHTFYRIRLVDAQRIPSHGAAVLVCNHVSFVDAVVIMAESPRPIRFVMDHRIFRTRFVGWMFRHVKAIPIAPAHEDPGMLERAYAACATALDEGDLVCIFPEGKLTRTGELNPFRGGISEILRRHPAPVVPMALRGLWGSVFSRHEDAQWPRPIHRGAMTRLTLAVGEPIAPADATPQHLQEVVSALRGARR
- a CDS encoding SDR family oxidoreductase, whose translation is MGRSINLEGKVALITGASSGLGKRFAQVLSQAGAKVVLASRRTERLKELRAEIESSGGAAHVVSLDVTDYQSIKAAVAHAETEAGTIDILVNNSGVSTTQKLTDVTPADFEFVFGTNVRGAFFVAQEVAKRMIMRGNGAPKPAYRIINVASVAGLRVFPQIGLYAMSKAAVVQMTKAMALEWGRHGINVNAICPGYIDTEINHHHWKTEQGQKLVSMLPRRRVGSPNDLDGLLLLLAADESQFMNGSVISADDGFSL